A single genomic interval of Antechinus flavipes isolate AdamAnt ecotype Samford, QLD, Australia chromosome 1, AdamAnt_v2, whole genome shotgun sequence harbors:
- the NLRC3 gene encoding NLR family CARD domain-containing protein 3, which yields MEDSGMQKHLEVLLSKYGVSVDLGLLSEKTAPERLTNLLLIEGLTDLQLKEHDFTQIETTRGQRHVSKTIPLERLFLPLSRVSIPPRISVTVGVAGIGKTTLVTQYVSMWARGEISKDISVVLPLNFRELNIYEKLSAERLIRSAFPHISETGLTFLGSGQVLMILDGLDEFKVPLDFSNTLACTDPKKEIPVDNLITNIIRGNLFPEVSVWVTSRPTAASQIPGGLVDRMTEIRGFNEGEIQSYLSQMFPDSHGLPDQILSQVQANKALYLMCTVPSFCQLCGTVLGYLVRNGLGCQTSELAPPRTLSEIYAWYFKMALCGEAQDRLRESPRIEQAVHSGRKMMGTLGRMAFHGLLRKKYVFYEQDMKAFGVDLPLLQSSLCGCFLLREDTAGSSAYRFVHLTLQEFAAAAYYYSAAKRAIFDLFTENGMSWPKLGFLTHFKSAVQRALQEDHGQLDVFLRFLSGLLSPRVNSLLAGWFLGRDEHCSYRAQAVAHLQGQLRADAPVSSGTVNALRCLHELQHTELAGAVEEALKSESLAGQLDPMRRSALAYLLQVSEVCAQETSLTRCLNYAILKSLLPQLLYCRSLRLDNNQFQDNVMELLGSVLSSKDCHIQKISLAENQIHNKGTKALARSLLVNRSLTVLDLRNNSIGPQGTKALADSLKINRVLISLSLQNNVIKDEGAKFIADALMVNHMLSVLHLQKNSIGPLGAKPIADALKKNGSLKELMLSSNSVGNDGSKALAEALKVNQGLITLDLQSNSISDAGVAALTCALCTNRTLLSLNLRENSISPDGAQEIASALRSNQALQNLDLTANLLHDQGAQAIAAAVKENRVLRTLHLQWNFIQVNAAKALGQALQFNRSLTSLDLQENAIGDEGMMALARALKMNTSLTALYLQVASIGVLGAQALGDALAVNRTLEILDLRGNSIGAAGAKAIANALKINSSLRMLNLQENSLGMDGAICIATALTSNHGFKHINLQGNHIGESGARMISEAIKTNAPDCIVEM from the exons ATTCTGGGATGCAGAAGCATTTGGAAGTTCTCCTGAGCAAATATGGAGTCAGTGTGGACTTAGGCCTCCTGTCAGAGAAAACTGCCCCAGAAAGATTGACCAACTTACTGTTAATTGAAGGCTTGACAGATCTCCAACTAAAAGAGCATGACTTCACCCAGATTGAGACCACTCGGGGCCAGAGGCACGTGTCCAAAACAATCCCCCTGGAGCGACTCTTCTTACCTCTCTCCCGAGTTTCCATTCCTCCCCGGATCTCTGTGACTGTTGGGGTGGCTGGCATTGGCAAGACCACACTGGTGACCCAGTACGTCTCCATGTGGGCCAGAGGGGAGATCAGTAAGGACATCTCTGTAGTGTTGCCTTTGAATTTCCGGGAACTCAACATTTACGAGAAGCTGTCTGCAGAGAGACTCATTCGCTCAGCCTTTCCCCACATCAGTGAAACAGGGCTGACATTCTTAGGTTCCGGGCAGGTCTTGATGATTCTAGATGGGCTGGATGAATTTAAAGTACCTCTGGATTTTTCCAACACGCTGGCTTGCACAGACCCTAAGAAAGAAATCCCCGTGGACAATCTTATCACTAACATCATCCGCGGGAACCTCTTCCCAGAAGTTTCAGTCTGGGTGACGTCCCGCCCGACGGCTGCCAGTCAGATTCCAGGAGGGTTGGTGGACCGGATGACTGAGATCCGGGGATTCAATGAGGGGGAGATCCAGAGCTATTTGAGCCAGATGTTTCCTGATAGCCACGGCCTCCCGGACCAAATCCTAAGTCAGGTCCAGGCCAACAAAGCCCTGTACCTGATGTGCACGGTCCCTTCCTTCTGCCAGCTCTGCGGGACAGTGCTGGGTTACCTGGTCAGGAACGGCCTGGGATGCCAGACCTCCGAGCTGGCGCCTCCGAGGACCCTCTCTGAGATCTACGCGTGGTACTTCAAGATGGCCCTGTGTGGGGAGGCGCAGGACAGGCTGAGGGAAAGCCCAAGGATTGAGCAGGCTGTCCACAGCGGGAGGAAGATGATGGGGACCTTGGGCCGAATGGCCTTCCACGGCCTCCTCAGGAAGAAGTATGTCTTTTATGAGCAGGATATGAAAGCGTTTGGCGTTGACCTCCCCCTTTTGCAGAGCAGCCTGTGTGGCTGCTTCCTCCTGCGGGAAGACACCGCGGGGTCCTCCGCCTACCGCTTCGTGCACCTCACCTTGCAAGAATTTGCAGCTGCTGCTTATTACTACAGTGCAGCCAAGAGGGCCATCTTTGACCTCTTCACGGAGAACGGCATGTCCTGGCCCAAGCTTGGCTTCCTCACCCACTTCAAGAGCGCCGTGCAGCGGGCCCTCCAGGAGGACCACGGGCAACTGGATGTGTTCTTACGCTTCCTCTCAGGCCTCCTCTCCCCTCGCGTCAACTCGCTGCTGGCGGGCTGGTTCCTGGGGCGGGACGAGCACTGCAGCTACCGCGCCCAGGCCGTGGCCCACCTGCAGGGCCAGCTCAGGGCCGACGCCCCCGTCTCCTCGGGCACGGTGAATGCCCTGCGGTGCCTGCATGAGCTGCAGCACACGGAGCTGGCCGGGGCCGTGGAGGAGGCCCTCAAGAGTGAGAGCCTGGCTGGGCAGCTGGACCCCATGCGCCGCTCCGCCCTGGCCTACCTCCTGCAGGTCTCTGAGGTCTGCGCCCAGGAGACCAGCCTCACCAGGTGCCTCAACTACGCCATCCTCAAGAGCCTGCTGCCCCAGCTCCTCTACTGCAGGAGCCTCAG GCTGGATAACAACCAATTTCAAGACAATGTGATGGAGTTGCTGGGCAGTGTACTGAGCAGCAAGGATTGCCATATTCAGAAAATCAG CTTGGCTGAGAATCAGATCCACAACAAAGGGACCAAAGCTCTAGCCAGATCCCTCCTGGTCAACAGAAGTCTCACTGTCTTGGA TCTTCGAAATAATTCCATCGGACCACAAGGAACTAAGGCCCTGGCAGATTCTTTGAAGATTAACAGGGTCTTGATATCTCTGAG TCTCCAAAATAATGTCATCAAAGATGAGGGGGCCAAGTTCATTGCAGATGCCCTGATGGTGAACCACATGCTCTCTGTGCTGCA CTTACAAAAGAACTCCATCGGGCCTCTTGGAGCCAAGCCAATTGCGGATGCGCTGAAGAAAAATGGGAGCCTGAAAGAACTCAT GTTGTCTAGTAACAGTGTGGGAAATGATGGCTCCAAAGCCCTGGCAGAGGCACTGAAGGTGAACCAAGGCCTCATCACCCTGGA cCTTCAGAGCAATTCGATCAGTGACGCTGGGGTGGCTGCCTTGACATGTGCTCTCTGTACAAATCGCACTCTCCTCAGCCTTAA CCTCCGAGAAAACTCTATCAGTCCAGATGGAGCTCAGGAGATCGCCAGTGCTCTGCGCAGCAATCAGGCCCTCCAGAACTTGGA CCTGACAGCCAATCTTCTCCATGATCAGGGTGCACAGGCCATTGCAGCAGCGGTGAAAGAGAATCGAGTGCTCAGAACACTCCA CTTACAATGGAATTTCATCCAGGTCAATGCTGCCAAGGCCCTGGGTCAAGCACTACAATTCAACCGAAGCCTGACCAGTTTAGA TTTGCAGGAAAATGCAATTGGAGATGAAGGAATGATGGCCCTCGCCAGGGCACTGAAGATGAACACAAGTCTCACGGCTCTCTA TCTTCAGGTGGCCTCTATTGGAGTACTTGGGGCCCAAGCACTAGGTGATGCATTGGCTGTGAATAGGACCTTGGAAATTTTGGA CTTAAGAGGAAACTCCATTGGGGCAGCTGGAGCGAAGGCCATAGCTAATGCCTTGAAGATAAACTCCAGTCTTCGGATGCTCAA TCTTCAAGAGAACTCCTTAGGAATGGATGGAGCCATCTGCATCGCCACTGCACTGACCAGCAACCATGGGTTCAAGCATATCAA